The segment TCCCCTTTCCTCCCCGCCCTGAAGGGCGGGGTTTCTCGGGGACACCGATGATTACGATCGAGGCTAACCCCACCGCTGGCCGATATCCTTGCCTAGGATAATTGGTGAATGGGTGGTGCGGGTTCTTAACCGTGCGTTGTAGGCCGAGGAGTTATTTATGTTGCGGAGCATGACCGCCTTTGCACGTAAGGTCGCCCCCGAAAGGGGAGGGGAGCTGGTTTGGGAATTGCGTTGTGTCAATCAACGCTTTCTCGAACAAATAGTGCGGTTGCCAGAGGAATTGCGCGTCCTCGAACCACGGATACGTGAACAGATCGCAGCCCGGCTACGCCGAGGTAAAGTCGAGTGTCTGTTACGCTGGTGTCCGACAAAAGGGGGCGGTGATTTTGCCCTCAATCAACCTTTGGCCGAACAATTGGTTCGGCTTTCTCATCAAGTCGACACGTTGTTATCCAACGCTGCCCCGGTTTCTTCCCTAGAAATATTGCGCTGGCCTGGTGTGATTCAGGCCCAGGAAGTCGATCTCGGCGCCATTCAGCAAGACGTTCTGGTTGCCCTGGAGGCGGCACTGGATGAATTAGTGGACACCCGGGAGCGCGAAGGGGCACGTATCACGGTACTAATTGGTGAACGCCTTACCGCTATGGAAGCGGTATTGGTGCGCGTGCGGGCGCGCCTGCCGGAAGTTCTAATCCGCCAACGAGAACGATTGAATGCTCGCCTAGTAGAAATCCAGGCGTCGCTTAGTCCCGAGCGATTGGAACAGGAGATATTGGTTTTTGTACAACGTATCGACGTGGCGGAAGAATTAGATCGTCTCACCGTTCATATCGAAGAGGTACGTCGAGTCGTAGCAGCGGAAGAAGGCGCGGGACGACGCCTCGATTTCTTGATGCAGGAACTGAATCGCGAGGCAAATACGTTAGGTTCCAAATCCGTTGATGTGGAAGTTACTCGAGCCGCCATCGACCTCAAAGTCCTGATCGAGCAAATGCGTGAGCAGGTACAAAACATTGAGTAATTGTTAACCCAAGTTGCCGTTTATAAACAGCTAGCTTGCCATCCCAGTAGGGATTATCAGAATCCAGGACACCAGTAGGACGCACAATGCGTACCTTACCCGGTTAACCGTTGGAATCTTCAGTCTTCTTTTTCTCTGATGACCTATTTACTATGCACTTATCAACACTGGTTTCTGGATTGCGGTCTTTGATGACCGAGACGATCATTACAGAGTGACGTTTAATTACTCAGATTTTGCAGATATCTGTTTAAGGCATTCTGTAGAGATCATATGACATGCGTGATGTTTCCCGTGGCGCCATTTTCGGATCTTCTCATTCATGAATGACCTTTTTGTGATCTCTGCGGCCTCGGGTGTCGGTAAAACCAGTTTGGTAGATGCCCTGTTGAAATCGGTGCCAGGTCTAACGGTATCGGTATCACATACCACCCGCGCCCCGCGTCCCGGAGAAGTGGACGGTGTTAATTACCACTTCGTTGCGCCCTCTCATTTTGCAACTCTTTTAGAACAACAGGCTTTTATTGAGCACGCTCGGGTCTTTGGCAATCTCTACGGCGTCTCTCGGGAAGAGGTGACGAGACGCCTTTCGTCAGGGAACGATGTGGTATTGGTAATCGATTGGCAGGGCGCACAGCGGGTGCGTACGATTTTTCCCAATGCGGTAACCGTTTTTATCTTGCCCCCCTCACGGGAGGCACTGCGTGAGCGTTTGCAGGGGCGCGGCCAGGACCATGCGGAGATTATCGAGTCACGTTTGACGGAGGCCTGTCGCGAGATGTCCCATTGGAACGAGTTTGACTACACGGTGGTCAACGATGATTTCGCGACGGCCTTGGCAGATCTAACGGCTATTGTGCGCGCGCGACGTTTATTGCGTACCCACTGTGCCGTTAGACTTGCCCCATTAATCAACACATTGCTGGCCTAAATCGGGGGATGAGTCGAAGGGTAACGATGAGATCTTTTCCATCGTTCCCTCGATCCAGCGTTCGGCATCGGCGTTGATCTCGTTGGCACGGCGGCCTAATGTGGGAATCGGGGGGCCGATGACTACCTGGATGGTGCCGGGGAGTTTCAGAAAAGAGCGCCGTGACCAATATTCACCAGCGTTGTGGGCAATGGGTACCACGGGAACTGCGGCATGTTCGGCGAGCATGGCACCACCGATGGCGTAACGTCCCTTTTTGCCGGGGGAGACGCGCGTCCCTTCGGGAAATACGACGATCCAACGCTGAGCGGCGATGCGTTCTTTACCCTGACGGATCAATGAGTGAAGTGCCTTACGGCCGGCACTGCGATCAATCGCAATTGGTTCTAGTATGGCGAGACACCATCCGAAAAAGGGAACCAATAATAGCTCGCGTTTTAGAACCCAGGCCATTGGAGGCACAATCTGTTGGAGGGCTAGAGTTTCCCAGGCCGACTGGTGCTTTGAGAATACGATGGCCGGACCAGCGGGCATATTTTCCTGTCCATGAACTACGTAGCTGAGGCGACAGGTGACACGTAGCCACCAGAGCATGGCGCGTGCCCATTGTCGTATTATGACGTAGCGTTGCGGATAGGGTCGCGTGTAGGCGAACAGCGCGATTGGTAGAAACGGGGGAACACTCAAAATCATGACGGCCAGGAATAGAAGGCTGCGAATATAGAATAGCGCGAGGGTCGCTGGCGAGTAGGGGGTGGATGGATTCGTCGTGGTCATTAGATGATTTTCTCCAAAAAGACAAGATGGGAAGATAGCAGATGGTAAGGAAGGGGAGAATGG is part of the Gammaproteobacteria bacterium genome and harbors:
- the gmk gene encoding guanylate kinase, which gives rise to MNDLFVISAASGVGKTSLVDALLKSVPGLTVSVSHTTRAPRPGEVDGVNYHFVAPSHFATLLEQQAFIEHARVFGNLYGVSREEVTRRLSSGNDVVLVIDWQGAQRVRTIFPNAVTVFILPPSREALRERLQGRGQDHAEIIESRLTEACREMSHWNEFDYTVVNDDFATALADLTAIVRARRLLRTHCAVRLAPLINTLLA
- a CDS encoding 1-acyl-sn-glycerol-3-phosphate acyltransferase — protein: MTTTNPSTPYSPATLALFYIRSLLFLAVMILSVPPFLPIALFAYTRPYPQRYVIIRQWARAMLWWLRVTCRLSYVVHGQENMPAGPAIVFSKHQSAWETLALQQIVPPMAWVLKRELLLVPFFGWCLAILEPIAIDRSAGRKALHSLIRQGKERIAAQRWIVVFPEGTRVSPGKKGRYAIGGAMLAEHAAVPVVPIAHNAGEYWSRRSFLKLPGTIQVVIGPPIPTLGRRANEINADAERWIEGTMEKISSLPFDSSPDLGQQCVD
- the yicC gene encoding UPF0701 family protein YicC gives rise to the protein MLRSMTAFARKVAPERGGELVWELRCVNQRFLEQIVRLPEELRVLEPRIREQIAARLRRGKVECLLRWCPTKGGGDFALNQPLAEQLVRLSHQVDTLLSNAAPVSSLEILRWPGVIQAQEVDLGAIQQDVLVALEAALDELVDTREREGARITVLIGERLTAMEAVLVRVRARLPEVLIRQRERLNARLVEIQASLSPERLEQEILVFVQRIDVAEELDRLTVHIEEVRRVVAAEEGAGRRLDFLMQELNREANTLGSKSVDVEVTRAAIDLKVLIEQMREQVQNIE